The Candidatus Aminicenantes bacterium genomic sequence CTGAAGAACATGCAAACCTCCCAGCCGGCAACAGGGCAGGAGCAAGCGCGGCCCCTGACCGCGGAGGAAAAGGAGCTGGGCGAATTCGTCTCCGTCATCCTGGCCGACACCGAGGACGTCTGGCACCAGGTCTTCCAGCAGCAGGGCCAGACGTACCGCGAGCCCAAGCTGGTCCTGTTCAGCAACGCCACCAATTCGGCCTGCGGCAACGCCCAGTCGGCCGTCGGCCCCTTCTACTGCTCGGGCGACGAGAAGGTCTACATCGACCTGGGGTTCTTCCAGGAGATGCAGCAGCGGCTGGGGGCGCGCGGCGACTTCGCCTGGGCCTACGTCATCGCCCACGAGGTCGGCCACCACGTGCAGAACCTGCTCGGGGTCATGCAGCAGGTCCAGGAACGGATGCAGGGGATGGACAAGGAGGAGGTCAACCGCATGTCGGTGCGGTTGGAGCTTCACGCCGACTTCCTCGCCGGCGTCTGGGCCCACCACGCCCAGCGCCTGAAGGGGCTGATGGAGGAGGGAGACATCGAAGAGGGGATGAACGCCGCCTCGGCGGTGGGCGACGACCGCATCATGAAGCAGCAGCAGGGCTACGTCGTGCCCGACGCCTTCACCCACGGCACGTCGGCGCAGCGGGTGCGCTGGTTCAGCAAGGGATTGCAGAGCGGCGACCTGAGCCAGGGTAACGGAATTTTTAGCCTCGCTTACGACGAAATCTGAGGGGCTGAGATCATTATTTCCTTTTTTTAAACAGGGGGGGGGCCGCCTTTTCCCTTACTTTCTTGCGGCGCAGATCGACCAACGCCCGGCTGGCGCCGGTGTGATCGTAGGTGATCTCCTTGACCCGCTGGAAGCAGCGCTCGGCGAGTTTCATCTTGCCCTGGCCGCGGTAGAGGATGCCCAGGGCGTAAACCGGATCGGCGCTCCAGGACTTGAGTTCAATGGCTTTTTTCAAGCTGGTCTCGGCGTCATTCTTCATGACTTCCATCTCTCCCTGGCAAAGCCCGAGCAGGTAATGGAAGTCGCCCTGGCCCGGTTCCAGCTTGATGGCCTGCTTGAGAAAGCCGATGGCCTTGTCGAACTCACGCTGCTCGTACAGTTCCTTGCCCTTGAGGAGCATGGCCCATGCTTTTTCGTGGTCGCTGGCGGCGATGTTCATGGCCGGGGGCGCGGCGGCCGGTATAAACGGCAGCTCGGGCTCGGGGACGATGGAAAAATCTTCATCCTGCCATGGCGCCGCGACGACCGGGACTTCCAGGGGTAATGGCTCATCCTGCGGCACGGCCGGCGCAACCGGCTTCACCTCGGCCGAGCGCAGACGGTCACAGACCGCGCGGGCAATCTTCTTGATCTCCGGGGCGGCGGCCGAACCGAAGCGCTCCGGGGCGAAGCGGAGCAGCATGTCGTTGCGGGCCGTTTCCACTCTCTCCGCCGGCGTGTCGGGGGCCAGCCCGAGCAGGGAAAAAACATCGCTGCCCGGGGCCTGGATCCTCTGGTTCGTTTCCAGGAGGGCGGCAATATCCCGGCCGATATCGGCATGGCTGTCGCTTTTCTGAAACTGCAGGAGCCCGAGCATGTGCAACACCAGGATCTTGCGCCAGAAATCGACGGGCAGCATGTCCAGCAGGGCAATGAGCTCCTGGCAGGTCCGCTGTTGGCTCAGCGCCGCCAGCCGGGCATGGAAAACGAGCTCGGCATCGGTCAGATAGATTTCTAGAAGCGGCGGTATTTCCTTGAACGGCAGCGGTTCGCGTAAAAGCCAGCGGTTGGAATAGAGCGAGACATGGTCGATCGACCTGGCCCCTTCGACTAGGATTCCCGCCAGCGGGATCTCGAACATCTCGCGGAACGGCGGATGCGGCTCATCGGGGAAGAAGCTCCATTTCCCCGTTTGCAGGGAAAAAGTCGAGATGGCGATGCGCCGGAGCTGGTAGATGCGGGCGAAGAAGATGTCATTTTTCTTGGCGAAATTGTGGTCGAGCAGCATGGCGCTGACCTGGTCGTCGGCAAACTGGTGCAGGCCGCTCAGGAAATTGTACTGCTCCTCGCTGATGAGGCCCATCAAATGCAGGATGACGGAAATCTTTTCGTCAAAGCGGGTGCTCGCGCCGTTGATCAATTTGCCGTTCTGGAAATAAAGGTTGATCTGAAAATCCCGGCAGGCGATTTCCAGACTGCCGGAAAGATTCTTCAGGTAGACCTGCTGCAGGAAAAAGGACAGCGGTTCCCTCCCGATCTGGTGCTCCATGGCTATCATTATGGCCCGCGGCTAAAATAAAATCAAATTGTATTATGGTGAATTTACGTAGGGGTTTGATTAATCAAACCCCCACACATATTTCAAATCCTTTTTTTGACATTGAATCAAAATCTGCTATCATACGCTCCCGGCCAGGCGAAATGAAAACCATCATCACTGCCGAACAGCTTTGCAAAAATTACGGGAAATTCACGGCCGTCGACCGTATCTCCTTCGCCATCGAGGAAGGCGAATGCTTCGGCTTCCTGGGGCCCAACGGCGCCGGCAAGACCACGACCGTGCGCATGATCCACTGCGTCTCGCCGGTCAGTTCGGGGACGCTGACCGTGCTGGGCATGGCCGCTTCCATCGACAACCGCGTCATCAAGAAGAACACCGGCGTCATCCCCCAGGAGATCAACCTCGACAACGACCTGACCGTGCGCGAGAACCTGCAGGTCTTCGCCCATTTTTTCGACATCCCCGGCCGCGAAGCGCAGCAACGCATCGACGAGCTGCTGAAGTTCGTCGAGCTCGAAAAAAAGCGCGACAGCAAGATCGACCAGCTCTCGACCGGCATGAAGCGCCGCCTGCTCATCGCCCGCGCCCTGCTCAACCAGCCGAGGCTCATCATCGCCGACGAGCCGACCACCGGCCTCGACCCGCAGGCGCGGCACCTGATCTGGCAGCGGCTGCGGCAGCTGAAGAGCCAGGGCGTCACCCTGATCCTGACCACGCAGTACATGGAGGAGGCCCAGCAGCTCTGCGACCGCATCGTGGTCATGCACCAGGGGCGGATATTGAAGGCCGGCATGCCTTCGCGGCTCATCGCCGAGGAGATCGGCCGCGAGGTCACCGAGATCCGCGCCGCGGCCGACCAGGACGGGAAGCTGCTGGCCGAGCTGGGCCCGCTGGCCCGCGGCCACGAGCGCGTCGGCGACTCGCTGTATTTCTACTGCGATGACGGCCGGCCGCTGATGAAAAAAGTGCTCGAACTCGATCTGCCCGACACCGTGCACCGGCCGGCATCGCTGGAAGACGTTTTCCTGAAGCTGACCGGCAGGAGCCTGATCGAATGAAATTCTCCTACCGCATCATCTACGTTTTCTGGCGCAACATGGTCTCCTACAAGCGCTTCGTACTGACGACCTTTATTGCCAGCTTGATCCAGCCGCTTTTCTACCTGATCACCTTCGGCATCGGCATGGGCGCCTACATCGGTTATTTCGGCGGCAAGCCCTATCTTTATTTCCTCGTCCCCGGCGTGCTGATCACCTCGGTGATGATGACCGCCAGCTTCGAGTGCATGTACGGCACGTTTGTCAAGATGGACCACGAAAAGCTCAACGACTCGCTGATCGCCACCCCGGTTTCGGCCGAGGACGCCATCGCCGGCGATGTCGCCTGGGGCGCCTTCCGCGGCGTGGTCAGCGGCGGGTTGATGATGATCGTCGCCATCTTCATGGGCATCCTGCCGGTGTCGCTGGCCAGCGTGCTGTTGCTGGTGCTGCTGATGGTCATCGTCGGCGTCCTCTTCGGCTCCCTGGCCATGGTCGTCACCTCGTTTGCCCCCAACTTCGACTTTTTCAATTATTATTCGGAACTGGTCATCACCCCCATGCTCTTCTTTTCCGGGGTCTTTTTCCCCTTGGACAAGTTCCCCGGCTGGATGAAGACCCTATCGCAGTTCATGCCCCTGACCCACGCCGTGGCCATCGCCCGGGCCATATTCAACGGCACCTATTCCACCAGCCTTATCTTCAATTTCTTGGTTATTTTCATCCTGGAAACGGCCGCCTTCCTCATCGGCGTCAAGCTGATGAAAAAGCGTTTGATCAAGTAGGAATTCCAATCACTACTAGGCAATCGAACTTCCATCCAAAAAGCATTGCCTAATTTAAAAAAACCCATGTTTCATTGACTTTTATAAAATGCCTATGCTACCATTAATTCATAGGCAGCGCCGGTTTTATCAGAAAACCGATACCAGCGAGGCCGCAATGACCCAGGCGGGGAAGAATGGCCAAGTTATGAACAAAAATAGCTTCCAAAAAAACCGGTCAGGAATTCGCTATATGCTGATTTTTGTTTTCCTGGCCGTGGTCATCATCACGGCCGGTTTCCTTTTTTACCGGAATTATAAGCTCCAATTCCGCTCCGAAACAGAGAGCCAGCTGACCGCCATCGTCGGGCAGAAAGTAAGCGACTTGGCCAATTGGCGCCGCGGCCGGTTGAACGACGCCCTGCTCTTCTTCCACAACGGCGTTTTTTCCGTCCTGGTGCGGCGCTATTTCGAAAATCCGGCCGATCTGAAAGCCCAAATCGAGATCCGCACATGGTTGAGCCATCTGCGCACCGCGCGGCAATATGACCGGCTCATGCTGCTGGACAACAGTTTTTTTAAGAAAATATCCATCCCCGCTGTCGAGGAGCGAAGCGTTTCCTTTGTTTCCCCAAGCTCGGCCGCGGACCTGCGCGCCGGGAAAGTGGCTTTTGAGGATTTCTACTGGAACGAGTCCACTAAAAAGATATATATAAAAATATTGATCCCGGTACTCGAAGGCTATAACGGCAACCTGCCGAAGGCGACCCTGGCCATGCGCATCGATCCCAACGATTATCTGTACCCCCTTATCCAGCGCTGGCCAACACCCAGCCGGACTGCCGAGACCCTGCTGGTCCGCCGCGAAGGCAGCGACATTCTCTATCTGAATGAACTCCGGTTTCAAAAAAACGCCGCCCTGAAGCTGCGTATCCCCCTGAGCGACAAAAACAATCCCGCTGTCATGGCGGTGCTGGGCCGGGAAGGGATCGTCGAAGGCCGGGACTACCGTGGCATGCCGGTGATCGCCGTCTTGCGCGCCATCCCCGACTCGCCCTGGTTCCTGGAGGCCCGCATCGATCGCGCCGAAGTGTTCGCGCCGCTAAAAGATCGGTTGCGCATGATCATCATTTTGGTCTTCGTTCTGCTCCTCGGCGCCGGCGCCGGACTGGCTCTGCTCTGGCGGCAGCAGGAGGCTCGCTTCTTCCGGGACAAATATAAGGCAACAGAAACGCTGCGGGAGAGCGAGGAAAGGTTTAAATTCATTTTTGACAATTCTGTTGACGGGATGCTCTTGATCAATCTGGAAAATCAAAAGATCAACAATGCCAATATCAGTATGTCGCAAATGCTTGGCTATAGCTTGGAAGAACTGCAGAAATTAGGGGCCGCGGATATCCATCCCAAAGAAGATATGCCCTATGTGGAAAAACAGATCGAGATGCAAGCGACCGACGGGCTTGCGCCTGCCAGAGATCTTCCAATGAGAAGAAAAGACGGAAGCGTCTTTTATGCCAATGTTCGCGGAGCCCCGATTATGTTATCGGGAAAAAAATATTTGCTGGGCGTCTTTAGAGACATCACCGAGCGCAAGCGGGTAGAATCGGCGCTGCGCGAGAGCGAGGAGCGGTTCCGCGTCCTTTCCGCTTCGGCCCAGGATGCCATCCTGATGATGGATGACCAGGGCCGGCTGACCTATTGGAACCCCGCCGCGGAAAGGATTTTTGGTCACATCAGCAACGAGGCCATCGGCCACAACCTGCATGACCTGATCGCCCCGCAACGCTATCACCAAGCCCTTCACGCCGCATTTCCGGAGTTCCAGCGCTCGGGCCAGGGAGCGGCCGTGGGCAAGACGCTTGAATTGCAGGGGCTGTGCAAGGACGGCCGGGAAATCACCGTGGCCCTGTCGCTGTCCGCGGTGCAGATCAAAGGCAGCTGGCATGCCGTGGGCATCCTGCGCGACATCAGCAAGCAAAAAACAGCCGAAAAAGAGCTGTACAATCTGCTCGATGAGCTGGAGCAGGCCAACAACCGGCTCGAGGCCGCCAACCAGAGGGCCAACCAGCTGGCCGTTGAGTCCCAGGCAGCCAACATCGCCAAGGGCCAGTTCCTGGCCAACATGAGCCACGAAATTCGCACGCCCATGAACGGCGTCATCGGCATGACAGAGCTGCTCTTGGGCACCGACCTCTCTGCGGAGCAGCGCCGCTTTGCCGAGACGGTGCGTTTGAGCGGCGAAGCCCTGCTGAGCGTCATCAACGACATCCTCGATTTTTCCAAGATCGAGGCCGACAAGCTGGAATTGGAGACCATCGATTTCGATTTGCGGGCAACTTTTGAGGACGCGGCGGAACTGCTGGCCCTGCGCGCCCACGAGAAAAACCTCGAATTTGTCTGCCGCGTCGACCCCGAAGTGCACACGTTCCTGAAGGGCGATCCCGGGCGCCTGCGCCAGATCCTGATCAACCTGGGCAGCAACGCCATCAAGTTCACGGCCCGGGGCGAGATCTTTATTGAGGTCAGGCTCGAATCGGAAAGCATGGAGCGGATAAAGCTCCGGGTTGAGGTGCGCGACACGGGCATCGGTATTCCCGCCGACAAGATCGGCCTGCTGTTCAGCGCCTTTCAGCAAGTGGACGCTTCGACCACGCGCCGTTTCGGCGGTACCGGGCTGGGGCTGGCCATTTCCAAGCGCCTGGTCGAAGCCATGGGCGGCGAAATCGGCATTGAAAGCGTCGAAGGCCGGGGATCGACCTTCTGGTTCACCGCTGTTTTCGGCAAACAGCCGCAACGCGACCGGGGCACTGGGACAGGCCAGGCCAAGATCAGCGGCGTGCGTATTTTGGTCGTCGACGACAATGCCACCAACCGCCTGGTTTTGAGCGAACAACTGGCTTCCTGGGAGGTGCGCCATACCGAAGCCGCAAGCGCCGCCCAGGCCCTTGACATGCTGCGAAAAGCCCGCGCCCAGAACGACCCCTTCCGCATCGTCATCGCGGATATGCAGATGCCCGAAATGGACGGCGAATCCCTGGGCAAATCGATAAAAGCCGATCCAAAATTGCGCGACACCCTGCTGGTGCTGATGACCTCCTTCGGCAGGCGCGGCGACGCCAAACGCCTTGAAGCCATCGGCTTCTCCGCTTACCTGACCAAGCCGGTCAAGCAGTCGCAATTGTACGATTGCCTGGCCACGATCATCGGCGCCGTTGCTCCCGAGGCCGGCACTGCGGAAGCTGCCCTGGTTACCCGCCACACCATCAGCGAGGCCCGCCGCCTCAAAGTGCGCATCCTGCTGGTCGAAGACAATCTCACCAACCAGCAGGTAGCCCTGGGCATTCTGGAAAAACTGGGTTTTCACAGCGACGCCGTGAGCAACGGCCGCGAAGCCATCCAGGCCCTGGAAACGGTTGCCTATGACCTCGTGTTCATGGATGTGCAGATGCCGGTCATGGACGGCTTCGAGGCCACCGCAGCCATTCGCTCAGGCCAAACAACAATCCCCAATTCAAAGATCCCCATTATCGCCATGACCGCCCATGCCATGAAGGGCGACCGCGAGCGCTGTCTCGAGGCGGGCATGGACGATTACATTCCCAAACCGATCGCGCCCCAAGCCATGGCCGCCGTTCTCGACAAGTGGCTCGATCAATCCCTGAAAGTGCCTGCCGCTGTCCCGGCCGCACCATCCGCACCCCTTGTTTTCGACCGCCGGGCTTTTGTGGACAGGCTGTCGGGCGACCTGGACCTGGTCAAGGAGATCACCGACGCTTTCCTGCAGGACATGCCCGAACAGATTCATATGCTTAAGCGCCACATCGGGCGTGGCAACGTCAAAGCGGCGGGATTGCAGGCCCACGCCATTAAAGGCGCGGCGGCCAATGTCGGCGGCCTGGCCTTGAGCGTTACGGCTATGGCTCTTGAGAAGGCGGCCCAGGCAAAGCGCCTTGACGAGGTCACCGCGCTATTGTCCGAACTGGAACGGCAATTTCACTTGCTGCAGGCGCTCATGCTGGAGAACGGACAATGAAAATTCTGATCGCCGAAGACGACTTGACCTCGCGGCGCATGCTGACCGCGATTTTAAAAAAATGGGGCTATGAGCCCGTGGCCACCGCGGATGGCAATACCGCCTGGGAAGCGCTGCAGCAGCCGGACGCCCCGAAGCTGGTCCTGCTCGATTGGAACATGCCGGGACTGGAAGGATTGGAAGTCTGTCGCCGCCTCAGAAAAAAAGAAACCGCCAACCCCAGTTATGTCATCCTGCTCACCGGACGCGGCGAAAAGGGCGACATCGTCAAGGGGCTGGAGGCGGGAGCCAACGACTACATCGCCAAACCCTATGACAATGCTGAATTGCAGGCCAGGATCAGGGTCGGCCAGCGCATGCTCGATCTGCAGTCGAGCCTCCTGGAAACGCAAACCGCCCTGGCCTACCAGGCGACCCACGATGCCCTGACCGGGCTTTACAACCGCCGCGCCATCCTGGACAGGCTTAACCAGGAGTTGTCACGGGCCCTGCGCCAGGGCAACAGCTTAAGTGTCGGCATGTGCGATATCGACCATTTCAAGAAAATCAACGACCGTCTGGGCCACCAGGCCGGGGACGACGTGCTGGTCGCCTTTTCCCGCTGCCTGGAGGCCAATTTGAGGGAATACGACTGCGTCGGCCGCTACGGCGGCGAAGAGTTCCTGATCATCGCCACCGGTTTGCCTGGACAGAGCGACGACGGGCTATACGAAAGGCTGCGTGAACAGGTGGCAGCCGCCGCGATCAAGACCAAGGCCGGAGATGTTGCCATTACCGTCAGCATCGGCACGGCAGCGGGAACAGGACAGAGCACCGTCGACCGCTTGATCGCCGCGGCCGACGCGGCGCTGTATCAGGCCAAAGCAGCGGGGAGAAACCGAGTAGTAAGTTCGGCGTTGGGAGTTCGGAGTGAAGAGTAAGAACGTTCGGAATGATGTAGGGGCGACCCTCGCGGTCGCCCTTTGTGTCAGATTTGTAGGGGCGACCCCCCTGTGGTGGCAGATCGATTCTATTCGCCAGAACAGGCGAATGATCGAT encodes the following:
- a CDS encoding PAS domain S-box protein; translation: MLIFVFLAVVIITAGFLFYRNYKLQFRSETESQLTAIVGQKVSDLANWRRGRLNDALLFFHNGVFSVLVRRYFENPADLKAQIEIRTWLSHLRTARQYDRLMLLDNSFFKKISIPAVEERSVSFVSPSSAADLRAGKVAFEDFYWNESTKKIYIKILIPVLEGYNGNLPKATLAMRIDPNDYLYPLIQRWPTPSRTAETLLVRREGSDILYLNELRFQKNAALKLRIPLSDKNNPAVMAVLGREGIVEGRDYRGMPVIAVLRAIPDSPWFLEARIDRAEVFAPLKDRLRMIIILVFVLLLGAGAGLALLWRQQEARFFRDKYKATETLRESEERFKFIFDNSVDGMLLINLENQKINNANISMSQMLGYSLEELQKLGAADIHPKEDMPYVEKQIEMQATDGLAPARDLPMRRKDGSVFYANVRGAPIMLSGKKYLLGVFRDITERKRVESALRESEERFRVLSASAQDAILMMDDQGRLTYWNPAAERIFGHISNEAIGHNLHDLIAPQRYHQALHAAFPEFQRSGQGAAVGKTLELQGLCKDGREITVALSLSAVQIKGSWHAVGILRDISKQKTAEKELYNLLDELEQANNRLEAANQRANQLAVESQAANIAKGQFLANMSHEIRTPMNGVIGMTELLLGTDLSAEQRRFAETVRLSGEALLSVINDILDFSKIEADKLELETIDFDLRATFEDAAELLALRAHEKNLEFVCRVDPEVHTFLKGDPGRLRQILINLGSNAIKFTARGEIFIEVRLESESMERIKLRVEVRDTGIGIPADKIGLLFSAFQQVDASTTRRFGGTGLGLAISKRLVEAMGGEIGIESVEGRGSTFWFTAVFGKQPQRDRGTGTGQAKISGVRILVVDDNATNRLVLSEQLASWEVRHTEAASAAQALDMLRKARAQNDPFRIVIADMQMPEMDGESLGKSIKADPKLRDTLLVLMTSFGRRGDAKRLEAIGFSAYLTKPVKQSQLYDCLATIIGAVAPEAGTAEAALVTRHTISEARRLKVRILLVEDNLTNQQVALGILEKLGFHSDAVSNGREAIQALETVAYDLVFMDVQMPVMDGFEATAAIRSGQTTIPNSKIPIIAMTAHAMKGDRERCLEAGMDDYIPKPIAPQAMAAVLDKWLDQSLKVPAAVPAAPSAPLVFDRRAFVDRLSGDLDLVKEITDAFLQDMPEQIHMLKRHIGRGNVKAAGLQAHAIKGAAANVGGLALSVTAMALEKAAQAKRLDEVTALLSELERQFHLLQALMLENGQ
- a CDS encoding ABC transporter permease, with amino-acid sequence MKFSYRIIYVFWRNMVSYKRFVLTTFIASLIQPLFYLITFGIGMGAYIGYFGGKPYLYFLVPGVLITSVMMTASFECMYGTFVKMDHEKLNDSLIATPVSAEDAIAGDVAWGAFRGVVSGGLMMIVAIFMGILPVSLASVLLLVLLMVIVGVLFGSLAMVVTSFAPNFDFFNYYSELVITPMLFFSGVFFPLDKFPGWMKTLSQFMPLTHAVAIARAIFNGTYSTSLIFNFLVIFILETAAFLIGVKLMKKRLIK
- a CDS encoding GGDEF domain-containing protein; the protein is MLDLQSSLLETQTALAYQATHDALTGLYNRRAILDRLNQELSRALRQGNSLSVGMCDIDHFKKINDRLGHQAGDDVLVAFSRCLEANLREYDCVGRYGGEEFLIIATGLPGQSDDGLYERLREQVAAAAIKTKAGDVAITVSIGTAAGTGQSTVDRLIAAADAALYQAKAAGRNRVVSSALGVRSEE
- a CDS encoding zinc metallopeptidase, which translates into the protein MLWKGQRQSDNVEDRRGISGRQVAVGGGLGALALAVIVLLLGGNPDEVLKNMQTSQPATGQEQARPLTAEEKELGEFVSVILADTEDVWHQVFQQQGQTYREPKLVLFSNATNSACGNAQSAVGPFYCSGDEKVYIDLGFFQEMQQRLGARGDFAWAYVIAHEVGHHVQNLLGVMQQVQERMQGMDKEEVNRMSVRLELHADFLAGVWAHHAQRLKGLMEEGDIEEGMNAASAVGDDRIMKQQQGYVVPDAFTHGTSAQRVRWFSKGLQSGDLSQGNGIFSLAYDEI
- a CDS encoding DUF4388 domain-containing protein, which encodes MEHQIGREPLSFFLQQVYLKNLSGSLEIACRDFQINLYFQNGKLINGASTRFDEKISVILHLMGLISEEQYNFLSGLHQFADDQVSAMLLDHNFAKKNDIFFARIYQLRRIAISTFSLQTGKWSFFPDEPHPPFREMFEIPLAGILVEGARSIDHVSLYSNRWLLREPLPFKEIPPLLEIYLTDAELVFHARLAALSQQRTCQELIALLDMLPVDFWRKILVLHMLGLLQFQKSDSHADIGRDIAALLETNQRIQAPGSDVFSLLGLAPDTPAERVETARNDMLLRFAPERFGSAAAPEIKKIARAVCDRLRSAEVKPVAPAVPQDEPLPLEVPVVAAPWQDEDFSIVPEPELPFIPAAAPPAMNIAASDHEKAWAMLLKGKELYEQREFDKAIGFLKQAIKLEPGQGDFHYLLGLCQGEMEVMKNDAETSLKKAIELKSWSADPVYALGILYRGQGKMKLAERCFQRVKEITYDHTGASRALVDLRRKKVREKAAPPLFKKRK
- a CDS encoding ATP-binding cassette domain-containing protein, producing MKTIITAEQLCKNYGKFTAVDRISFAIEEGECFGFLGPNGAGKTTTVRMIHCVSPVSSGTLTVLGMAASIDNRVIKKNTGVIPQEINLDNDLTVRENLQVFAHFFDIPGREAQQRIDELLKFVELEKKRDSKIDQLSTGMKRRLLIARALLNQPRLIIADEPTTGLDPQARHLIWQRLRQLKSQGVTLILTTQYMEEAQQLCDRIVVMHQGRILKAGMPSRLIAEEIGREVTEIRAAADQDGKLLAELGPLARGHERVGDSLYFYCDDGRPLMKKVLELDLPDTVHRPASLEDVFLKLTGRSLIE